A window of Candidatus Izemoplasma sp. contains these coding sequences:
- a CDS encoding type Z 30S ribosomal protein S14, which produces MAKKSMVVKQQKKAKFSSREYTRCQRCGRPHGVYKKFKLCRICFRELAYKGQIPGVKKASW; this is translated from the coding sequence ATGGCAAAAAAATCAATGGTTGTAAAACAACAAAAGAAAGCGAAATTCTCTTCAAGAGAATATACACGCTGTCAACGTTGTGGGAGACCTCATGGCGTTTACAAAAAATTTAAATTATGCCGTATTTGTTTCCGTGAATTGGCATATAAAGGACAAATACCAGGCGTTAAAAAAGCAAGCTGGTAA